Proteins from a genomic interval of Rhodococcus rhodochrous:
- the nrfD gene encoding NrfD/PsrC family molybdoenzyme membrane anchor subunit, producing the protein MTQVQHGGSPGNPRRSGGGRGGDRVMVPEADFESYYGRQIVKPAPWEHDIAIYLFTGGVAAGSSLLAAGADLTGRPALRRVARFGSLTSLLVSVGALVHDLGKPSRFLNMLRVAKPTSPMSVGTWILSLHGPFAGVAAVAEIAEILPARWKRGPVRLLLALGRPAGIVGALTAPPVAAYTGVLLSDTATPAWHSAYKEIPFVFCGSAAAASGGLGLLGAPVAEAGPARAFAVGGALVELATEQQMEKSMGLSAETLHQGRPGRLMKASKALTVAGALGALVGRRNRMVSAVSGAALMVGSLCTRVGVYEAGIASAKDPKYTVVPQRERVDRGEPVRYRS; encoded by the coding sequence ATGACCCAGGTGCAGCACGGCGGCAGCCCCGGCAACCCCCGCCGGTCCGGAGGTGGTCGCGGCGGCGACCGGGTGATGGTGCCGGAGGCCGACTTCGAGTCCTATTACGGACGCCAGATCGTGAAACCGGCTCCGTGGGAACACGACATCGCGATCTATCTGTTCACCGGCGGCGTGGCCGCAGGCAGTTCGCTGCTCGCTGCGGGTGCCGATCTCACGGGGCGGCCCGCCCTCCGTCGCGTCGCCCGATTCGGTTCGCTCACATCGCTGCTCGTCAGTGTCGGTGCGCTGGTCCACGATCTCGGCAAACCGAGCCGCTTCCTCAACATGCTGCGGGTCGCCAAACCGACCTCCCCGATGTCGGTCGGGACGTGGATCCTGTCGCTGCACGGTCCGTTCGCGGGCGTCGCGGCGGTCGCGGAGATCGCCGAGATCCTCCCCGCCCGATGGAAGCGCGGACCGGTGCGCCTGCTGCTCGCCCTCGGCCGGCCCGCCGGGATCGTGGGTGCGCTGACGGCACCGCCGGTCGCCGCCTACACCGGAGTCCTGTTGTCCGACACCGCAACCCCTGCCTGGCACTCCGCCTACAAGGAAATCCCCTTCGTGTTCTGTGGGTCGGCGGCGGCCGCATCGGGTGGTCTCGGACTGCTGGGTGCGCCGGTCGCCGAGGCCGGGCCAGCGCGCGCCTTCGCCGTCGGCGGTGCGCTCGTCGAACTCGCGACCGAGCAGCAGATGGAGAAGTCGATGGGCCTGTCGGCCGAGACGCTCCACCAGGGCCGCCCCGGGCGATTGATGAAGGCCAGTAAGGCATTGACGGTGGCCGGCGCGCTCGGCGCACTCGTCGGCCGCCGCAATCGGATGGTGTCGGCAGTGTCCGGTGCCGCACTCATGGTCGGTTCGCTGTGCACGCGAGTCGGAGTCTACGAGGCCGGCATCGCGTCGGCGAAGGATCCCAAGTACACCGTCGTTCCCCAGCGTGAACGAGTCGATCGCGGGGAACCCGTTCGTTACCGCAGCTGA
- a CDS encoding 4Fe-4S dicluster domain-containing protein, whose product MTGPNSFFGPIDPAPDAGYEDPPARKGFFTDTSVCIGCKACEVACKEWNDVPENAFAMLGTSYDNSHSLNANQWRHVAFIERPAESKPPVSLGMPTVGATPTELPEEEKPDFRWLMSSDVCKHCTHAACLDVCPTGSLFRSEFGTVVVQDDICNGCGYCVAACPYGVIDRRKGPEGDPKVGIAQKCTLCYDRLTDGQTPSCAQACPTESIQYGDVEELRARAEERLAALHERGVSEARLYGNDPEDGVGGTGAFFLLLDEPEVYGLPPDPVVTTKDLPEMWTRAAVAAVAMLAGAAASFLRRRR is encoded by the coding sequence GTGACCGGCCCCAACAGCTTCTTCGGACCGATCGACCCGGCACCCGATGCCGGGTACGAGGATCCGCCGGCTCGCAAGGGCTTCTTCACCGACACCAGTGTGTGCATCGGGTGCAAGGCCTGCGAGGTGGCCTGCAAGGAGTGGAACGACGTCCCCGAGAACGCCTTCGCGATGCTCGGTACCTCGTACGACAACAGTCATTCGCTCAACGCCAACCAGTGGCGGCACGTCGCCTTCATCGAGCGCCCTGCGGAGTCGAAACCCCCGGTCTCGCTGGGGATGCCGACCGTCGGCGCGACCCCGACGGAACTTCCGGAGGAGGAGAAGCCGGACTTCCGCTGGTTGATGTCCTCGGACGTGTGCAAGCACTGCACCCACGCGGCGTGCCTCGACGTGTGCCCGACCGGGTCGCTGTTCCGCAGCGAGTTCGGCACGGTGGTCGTGCAGGACGACATCTGCAACGGCTGCGGATACTGCGTGGCCGCCTGCCCGTACGGCGTCATCGACCGCCGCAAGGGTCCGGAGGGCGACCCGAAGGTCGGTATCGCCCAGAAGTGCACGCTGTGCTACGACCGGCTCACCGACGGCCAGACCCCGTCCTGCGCGCAGGCGTGCCCCACGGAGTCGATCCAGTACGGCGACGTCGAGGAACTGCGCGCTCGCGCCGAGGAACGGCTGGCTGCCCTGCACGAGCGCGGCGTGAGCGAGGCACGGCTCTACGGCAACGATCCCGAGGACGGGGTCGGCGGGACCGGCGCCTTCTTCCTGCTCCTCGACGAACCGGAGGTCTACGGCCTGCCGCCGGATCCGGTGGTGACGACCAAGGATCTGCCGGAGATGTGGACCCGCGCCGCCGTGGCAGCGGTCGCGATGCTGGCGGGCGCCGCCGCGTCCTTCCTGAGGAGGAGGCGCTGA